A genomic window from Actinomycetaceae bacterium MB13-C1-2 includes:
- a CDS encoding heavy-metal-associated domain-containing protein — MSTTNPTHTIFRSEGFSCPSCVAKIEKQVGDLDGVSGVEVKFASGRVEVDHNPQVVTADSIASIITKAGYPTKVSAF, encoded by the coding sequence ATGTCAACTACTAACCCCACTCACACAATTTTCCGTTCCGAAGGTTTCAGCTGTCCCTCCTGCGTTGCCAAAATTGAAAAGCAGGTTGGCGACCTCGACGGAGTCTCCGGGGTTGAGGTGAAGTTTGCTTCGGGCCGCGTTGAAGTTGACCACAACCCCCAGGTTGTCACCGCTGACTCAATCGCCTCAATCATCACGAAGGCGGGTTACCCGACCAAGGTCTCCGCGTTCTAA
- a CDS encoding Crp/Fnr family transcriptional regulator produces MTQDDQGQLNHPPLNANSFVPPKGRRTIPLREVVLPHECPEPVRLRVLGQAPYFQGLDTSELREISTRMNTRVYAPNEHIYNAGDEANELFVIAEGRVKLSQVSADGTATLTDILVPGNLFGAMGALGQRTHLQSAVTLVPCCILRIGQHDFRQILEQHPKVALKVLDDVAGRLRRAQQDIGDQSTNTVKQRVATTLLRLADKLGEQTAEGILLNVPLSRADLAGLARSTPESVSRVMSQFKKQNVVDSGRRWTILLNPEALTDATQAVLPPLSD; encoded by the coding sequence ATGACACAGGATGACCAAGGGCAGCTCAACCATCCTCCTCTTAACGCCAATAGCTTTGTTCCCCCTAAGGGCCGGCGCACAATCCCCCTTCGCGAAGTAGTTTTACCACACGAGTGTCCCGAACCGGTGCGCCTACGAGTTCTAGGGCAGGCCCCCTACTTCCAGGGGCTTGACACATCGGAGCTACGTGAAATCAGCACCCGCATGAACACGCGCGTATACGCACCAAACGAACACATCTACAATGCCGGTGATGAGGCCAACGAACTTTTTGTGATTGCCGAGGGCCGGGTCAAGTTATCCCAGGTCTCCGCCGACGGCACCGCCACCCTCACCGACATTTTGGTCCCGGGTAATCTATTTGGCGCGATGGGGGCACTGGGGCAGCGAACGCACCTGCAATCGGCCGTCACCCTTGTTCCCTGCTGTATTTTGCGGATCGGGCAACACGATTTTCGACAAATCCTCGAACAGCATCCAAAGGTGGCACTGAAAGTACTGGACGATGTTGCGGGCCGACTGCGGCGAGCCCAGCAGGATATTGGCGACCAGTCCACGAATACTGTGAAACAGCGGGTGGCAACCACGCTGCTGCGTTTGGCAGATAAGTTGGGTGAGCAAACCGCTGAGGGCATCCTTTTGAATGTTCCCCTGTCGCGCGCCGATCTTGCAGGGCTGGCACGCTCCACCCCGGAATCTGTTTCGCGCGTCATGAGCCAGTTCAAAAAGCAAAACGTGGTTGATTCGGGGCGGCGTTGGACGATTTTGCTGAATCCAGAAGCACTCACTGATGCGACTCAAGCGGTCCTCCCCCCTCTTTCCGACTAG
- a CDS encoding DUF2249 domain-containing protein, with protein MAQENIELTEKPGDSGCACGHHPVEFPELDVQQIPGEVRHATIFGALEAIQPGRGLIIRATHDPIPLLQQLGQRHPGKYNMEYLERGPQQWRIQFTLA; from the coding sequence ATGGCTCAGGAGAACATTGAACTGACTGAAAAGCCCGGCGACAGCGGCTGCGCTTGCGGACATCACCCCGTGGAGTTCCCAGAACTCGACGTGCAGCAGATCCCAGGCGAGGTGCGACACGCGACCATTTTCGGCGCACTGGAAGCAATCCAACCCGGACGCGGACTTATTATTCGTGCCACCCATGACCCCATCCCCCTCCTGCAACAACTGGGGCAGCGTCATCCCGGCAAATACAACATGGAGTACCTTGAGCGTGGACCGCAGCAGTGGCGCATCCAGTTCACTCTTGCGTAA
- a CDS encoding MFS transporter encodes MLTRKRGAIRGIIAEMRENRPARIAVIAIIWAQIVMVSIMTMTPVHVVNEGGTVTLVGIVISFHVLGMFALASVVGMLTDRYGNRFTIAVGGTILLVSLLLGIFLPDDMGWVTVSLVLLGVGWSFVNVSASALFTEVITSGDRASLQGGADALSNLFGATATFASGPLMAVTSFSILSLFGVVLLVPLGFVLLRPIR; translated from the coding sequence GTGCTCACAAGAAAGCGCGGCGCAATCCGAGGCATTATTGCTGAGATGAGGGAGAATCGTCCCGCTCGCATCGCCGTGATCGCAATTATTTGGGCGCAGATCGTCATGGTTTCCATCATGACGATGACCCCGGTTCACGTGGTAAACGAGGGCGGTACAGTCACCCTGGTTGGCATAGTGATTAGCTTTCACGTGCTGGGAATGTTTGCGCTTGCCTCCGTGGTTGGGATGCTGACCGACAGGTACGGCAACCGCTTTACCATCGCTGTTGGGGGTACCATTTTGCTGGTGTCACTACTGCTTGGAATCTTCCTCCCCGATGACATGGGGTGGGTGACGGTCTCATTGGTTTTACTGGGTGTGGGGTGGTCGTTTGTGAACGTGTCGGCCTCCGCACTTTTCACCGAGGTTATTACTTCCGGAGATCGGGCTTCTTTGCAAGGTGGGGCGGATGCGCTCTCCAACCTGTTTGGGGCAACGGCTACTTTTGCTTCCGGACCGCTGATGGCTGTCACCAGTTTTTCGATCCTGTCTCTGTTTGGGGTGGTGCTTTTGGTACCCCTGGGCTTTGTGCTGCTGCGCCCAATTCGGTGA
- a CDS encoding recombinase family protein produces the protein MPKVTTIPATRQLRTQSAAVTKTTKRVAGYARVSTDMEEQAGSYAAQVAYYTNYIQNHDGWELAGIYTDEGISGTSTAKRSGFQSMVGDALGGGIDLIVTKSVSRFARNTVDSLTTVRNLKDAGVEVFFEKENIWTFDSKGELLITIMSSLAQEESRSISENVTWGHRRAFADGRVMVPYSSLLGYKKGTDGGLAVDDEQAVVVRRIYADYLSGHAPARIARELTAEGIPTPRGKTKWTTTTIRSILANEKYKGDALLQKAFTVDFLTKKTKINEGEVPQYYVTGNHQAIIDPAVWEQVQTETERRKHPSVRTDHPFAARIRCAQCGGWFGRKTWHSTSKYARHIWRCNNKYEGNKTGCTTPHIYEAQIEEAFVAALAEKLQQLPVADDLLATVDGAFDTDKLRAELAALDEQAEGLIARMNTLVTAGAREGVDPDRYDADYADLERKYQKADAKRIKTTEAIKNRETRRHQAHQVRDYLQTQPPLAYTPEAWNTLVEEAVVSADGTITICFKDEPAG, from the coding sequence ATGCCTAAAGTCACCACCATCCCCGCAACGCGCCAACTGCGCACCCAGTCCGCAGCAGTCACCAAGACGACCAAGAGGGTCGCGGGCTACGCCAGAGTTTCGACCGATATGGAAGAACAGGCCGGTTCCTACGCCGCCCAAGTCGCCTACTACACCAACTACATTCAGAACCATGACGGGTGGGAACTAGCGGGAATCTACACCGATGAAGGTATCAGTGGGACCAGCACCGCTAAACGCAGCGGCTTTCAAAGCATGGTGGGTGACGCCCTGGGCGGCGGGATTGACCTGATCGTCACGAAGAGCGTCTCTCGCTTCGCCCGCAACACAGTCGATTCCCTCACCACCGTGCGAAACCTCAAAGACGCAGGCGTCGAAGTGTTCTTCGAGAAGGAAAACATCTGGACCTTTGACTCCAAAGGCGAACTGCTCATCACCATCATGAGCAGCCTCGCCCAGGAAGAATCCCGGTCAATCAGTGAGAACGTCACCTGGGGACACCGCCGAGCCTTCGCGGACGGAAGAGTCATGGTCCCATACTCCTCCCTGCTCGGATACAAGAAAGGCACTGATGGAGGTCTAGCCGTTGATGACGAGCAAGCCGTCGTGGTGCGGCGCATCTACGCCGACTACCTCTCCGGTCACGCGCCCGCGAGAATCGCGCGCGAACTCACCGCCGAAGGCATCCCCACACCTCGAGGTAAAACTAAGTGGACCACCACGACGATCCGCTCAATCCTTGCCAATGAAAAATACAAGGGCGACGCGCTCTTGCAGAAGGCTTTCACTGTTGATTTCCTGACCAAGAAAACCAAGATCAACGAAGGCGAAGTACCCCAGTACTACGTCACCGGTAACCACCAGGCGATCATCGACCCGGCCGTGTGGGAACAAGTCCAGACAGAGACCGAACGGCGCAAACACCCCAGCGTCCGCACCGACCACCCCTTCGCAGCTCGCATCCGGTGCGCCCAGTGCGGCGGATGGTTCGGGCGCAAAACCTGGCACTCCACCAGCAAATACGCCCGCCACATCTGGAGGTGCAACAACAAATACGAAGGCAACAAGACCGGCTGCACCACCCCCCACATCTATGAGGCCCAGATCGAGGAGGCGTTCGTCGCGGCACTAGCGGAAAAGCTCCAACAGCTACCGGTCGCTGACGACCTGCTGGCAACCGTCGATGGTGCGTTCGACACCGACAAACTCCGCGCAGAACTCGCCGCCCTCGACGAGCAGGCTGAGGGGCTGATCGCCCGAATGAACACCCTAGTCACGGCAGGCGCACGCGAGGGCGTGGACCCCGACCGATACGACGCCGACTACGCCGACCTCGAGCGCAAGTACCAGAAGGCAGACGCTAAACGCATCAAGACCACCGAGGCCATCAAGAACCGAGAGACCCGCAGACATCAAGCCCACCAAGTCCGCGACTATCTACAAACCCAGCCACCCCTGGCCTACACACCGGAAGCGTGGAACACCCTCGTCGAAGAAGCCGTGGTCAGCGCGGACGGCACGATAACGATCTGCTTCAAGGATGAACCGGCGGGGTGA
- a CDS encoding GNAT family N-acetyltransferase, whose product MARNFDALGAYQGASLGTRDVGPCKLLAMFSLRPRMFADCEVMVSWVADAEDLYLFTGPRLSWPLTPDKLYTMEEPGLSPWMLVEEGADSPRGHFDLAIDGKVARIGRVLIDPAHRGRGLAHVLVGLAINQAKLLGASAMELNVVADNEPAIHTYTCAGFTGVPHPERPNITVMRLPL is encoded by the coding sequence ATGGCCCGCAACTTTGATGCGTTGGGCGCCTATCAAGGTGCGTCTCTGGGGACGAGGGATGTTGGGCCATGTAAGCTGTTAGCTATGTTTTCTCTTCGCCCACGTATGTTCGCTGACTGCGAGGTTATGGTCAGTTGGGTGGCCGATGCAGAGGATCTTTACTTATTTACCGGTCCAAGGTTGAGTTGGCCCCTGACTCCCGACAAGCTTTATACGATGGAGGAACCAGGTCTGAGTCCCTGGATGCTCGTTGAAGAAGGTGCGGACAGCCCGCGCGGCCATTTCGACCTTGCGATAGACGGCAAGGTCGCCCGAATCGGTCGAGTGCTTATTGACCCAGCACATCGAGGGCGTGGTTTGGCACATGTATTAGTTGGGTTGGCAATCAACCAGGCAAAACTGCTTGGTGCCTCTGCAATGGAGTTGAACGTCGTTGCTGACAACGAGCCAGCTATTCACACTTACACGTGTGCGGGATTTACCGGGGTACCACACCCGGAGCGCCCAAACATCACCGTGATGCGTCTGCCTTTGTGA
- a CDS encoding helix-turn-helix domain-containing protein, whose translation MRENSSQSQTRLSASNREELLVGYAEGVPVQELATRFNVHRATVREIARRAGHPSRAPEHSQQLRSEAARLYAGGLTLSQVAAQLGIGDEAVRSAVVANGGTIRPKGRRKMSAYF comes from the coding sequence GTGCGTGAAAATTCGAGTCAGTCTCAAACCCGTTTGAGTGCCTCGAATCGTGAAGAACTACTCGTTGGGTACGCCGAGGGGGTACCGGTTCAGGAGCTGGCAACAAGGTTCAACGTCCATCGGGCGACGGTGCGAGAGATTGCTCGGCGAGCGGGTCATCCGAGCAGAGCACCGGAACATTCACAACAGCTACGAAGTGAGGCGGCACGCCTCTACGCCGGGGGCCTCACGCTCAGTCAAGTAGCAGCGCAGTTGGGAATCGGCGACGAAGCAGTTCGCTCAGCAGTGGTAGCTAATGGGGGCACAATTCGACCCAAAGGTCGTCGAAAGATGAGTGCATATTTCTAG
- a CDS encoding DNA adenine methylase: protein MSVVNISVTSRRPRISPLRYPGGKSALYSRLRKLIRDMDMAGCTYVEPYAGGVGAGLSLLVTGQVEKVVINDLDPAIYSFWLTVKEHPEYLIEQIQSVSLDVNEWRRQREIYRAVDTSNTKELGFATFFLNRTNRSGILNGGPIGGLEQTGNYKIDARFNRDGLTERMRILALYADSIIATRQDGKDVIAQFASQNDAFIYADPPYFEKAGSLYLNAFTAEDHVHLAEILNNFATSRWILTYDNAPQVAELYAERRRREFQLNYSAHRVVKATEVAVLSDSLPEIGEGWKIDA, encoded by the coding sequence ATGAGCGTTGTAAATATTAGTGTGACGAGCAGGCGCCCCCGCATTTCCCCGCTACGTTACCCAGGCGGGAAGTCCGCCCTATATTCCCGACTGAGGAAACTCATTCGAGACATGGACATGGCGGGCTGTACTTACGTTGAGCCTTACGCCGGTGGAGTTGGGGCAGGTCTAAGCCTACTTGTTACAGGGCAAGTGGAGAAGGTCGTCATTAATGATCTCGATCCGGCGATTTACTCGTTCTGGCTGACGGTCAAGGAGCATCCAGAGTACTTGATCGAACAGATTCAAAGCGTCTCTTTAGACGTGAACGAATGGCGTAGACAACGCGAGATATATCGAGCCGTCGACACAAGCAATACCAAAGAATTGGGTTTCGCTACATTTTTCTTGAATCGAACTAATCGTTCGGGCATCCTCAACGGTGGCCCAATCGGTGGGCTGGAACAAACCGGAAATTATAAGATCGATGCTCGGTTCAATCGCGACGGTCTCACAGAGCGAATGCGAATTCTGGCACTTTACGCCGACAGTATCATCGCAACTAGACAAGACGGCAAAGATGTGATCGCCCAATTTGCAAGCCAGAATGATGCTTTTATATATGCCGACCCACCCTATTTCGAGAAGGCTGGCTCTCTCTATCTCAACGCTTTTACAGCAGAGGATCATGTTCACTTAGCGGAGATATTAAATAATTTCGCTACTAGTCGATGGATTTTAACCTACGATAACGCCCCTCAGGTCGCTGAACTATATGCCGAGCGACGTCGGAGAGAGTTCCAGTTGAATTACTCCGCTCACCGAGTCGTGAAGGCTACTGAAGTAGCAGTGTTATCTGACAGCCTTCCAGAGATTGGAGAAGGTTGGAAGATTGACGCATAA